One genomic region from Salvia hispanica cultivar TCC Black 2014 chromosome 2, UniMelb_Shisp_WGS_1.0, whole genome shotgun sequence encodes:
- the LOC125204965 gene encoding putative late blight resistance protein homolog R1B-12 has product MAAYGALVSVMNIIDQIQTHPNPPISIHQKQLESLIEAVTSLQHFLESYSPQGGYTEDEDIWESRIAEAAYDAEDVIESYIVDQIRARSNIDVQHISSPEFYQGLQKVIESMNLIKIEIDENMVVQDQPHIMKSVTPAGSSRSTSTAKNVTMIGFDDVLAQMLDKITGGGSARQILPIVGMGGIGKTTLARNIYVSPLVQESFGVCAWTTISQEYNAKEILRQVHDQVGMGKGDDLSEYELGDHFYKYLLGRKYFIVMDDMWNIEAWDRVRRFFPDNKNGSRIVVTTRLSNLASQFNYSNGLDLKFLDEDASWDLFCKTVFGEEVCPLELEDVGKKIVEGCKGLPLFVAVIGGLLSKSERTNEKWGFIEKNLSSVVNLDDNESCLQVLYMSYNNLPVHMKPCFLFMGIYGEDYRIKVSEHVLVFVASGYVKPINGKCLEGIAEEYVEELVGRNMLIVEKYDSCGKIKSMKMHDLLRDLCLREAQKLKFLYVFGEESIPEAVNPQRRIVSSFREDEYTAPLIQSLESAILVRMVFWVFPKSLSHNFRLLQLVSLEQNSEEEDSRDCCEEILRELVNLRVLSMTVDEHPLPSSVYFLWNLQILILSDIGKDYVCEIWKMPKLRHMMTDLQGTLDGAYCLPDSFNDENNMVLEDLQTLYVVSNLKFGDGVLKRIPNIKTLKLYYDREIDTSGEDSSGEDASGKDTSGEEDYYRLYNLCCLHKLETLQLCASALDTHMIKQVSFPRSLKKLTLEDTELSWEDMETKIGWLPHLQILKLKDNSFIGSEWETSEDQFASLKFLQIERCGLECWITDSAHFPRLEHLHLCNLPRLTEIPSCIGEILTLHSIKLKRCSESVVASAQTIKEEQEELDNQDLRIIVE; this is encoded by the exons ATGGCTGCATATGGAGCACTTGTTTCTGTGATGAATATTATAGATCAAATTCAAACACATCCAAACCCTCCAATTTCTATCCACCAAAAACAGCTTGAATCTCTCATTGAAGCGGTTACATCCCTGCAACATTTTCTTGAAAGCTATTCTCCCCAAGGTGGCTACACCGAGGATGAGGATATTTGGGAGAGTCGCATAGCTGAAGCAGCTTACGATGCTGAAGATGTGATCGAGTCCTATATTGTCGATCAAATTCGTGCTCGGTCAAACATTGATGTACAACACATAAGCTCACCTGAATTCTATCAAG GTCTGCAGAAGGTGATAGAAAGCATGAATTTGATCAAGATTGAGATTGATGAGAACATGGTAGTCCAAGATCAGCCTCACATCATGAAATCTGTTACTCCTGCAGGCTCGTCTAGATCTACTTCCACTGCTAAGAATGTCACCATGATTGGTTTTGATGATGTCTTGGCTCAGATGCTGGACAAGATCACCGGAGGAGGATCCGCTCGCCAAATTCTCCCGATCGTTGGAATGGGTGGGATAGGCAAGACCACTCTTGCTCGGAATATCTATGTAAGTCCACTTGTCCAGGAGTCTTTTGGTGTTTGTGCATGGACTACAATTTCTCAAGAGTATAATGCTAAAGAAATTCTTAGACAAGTTCATGATCAAGTAGGCATGGGGAAGGGGGATGATTTAAGTGAATATGAGTTAGGAGATCATTTTTACAAGTATTTGCTTGGAAGGaagtattttattgtaatGGATGATATGTGGAACATAGAGGCATGGGATCGAGTTAGGAGATTCTTCCCGGATAATAAAAATGGGAGTAGAATAGTAGTGACTACGAGGCTATCAAACTTGGCATCTCAATTTAACTACTCCAATGGTCTAGACTTGAAATTTTTGGATGAGGATGCTAGTTGGGACCTATTTTGCAAAACTGTGTTTGGGGAAGAAGTTTGCCCTCTTGAGTTGGAGGATGTTGGGAAAAAGATTGTGGAAGGTTGTAAGGGACTTCCATTGTTTGTTGCTGTGATAGGGGGACTCTTATCAAAATCTGAACGAACAAATGAAAAGTGGGGATTTATTGAAAAGAATTTAAGTTCAGTTGTGAATTTGGATGATAATGAGAGTTGCTTGCAAGTATTATACATGAGTTATAATAATTTGCCGGTTCATATGAAACCATGTTTTCTCTTTATGGGAATTTATGGTGAAGATTATAGAATAAAAGTATCTGAGCACGTCCTAGTTTTTGTTGCTAGTGGATATGTAAAACCAATTAATGGGAAGTGTTTGGAAGGGATAGCAGAAGAGTATGTGGAGGAACTTGTTGGTAGAAATATGCTTATAGTTGAAAAATACGATAGCTGTgggaaaattaaatcaatgaaAATGCATGATCTGTTGAGGGATCTATGTTTAAGAGAAGCTCagaaattgaagtttttaTATGTATTCGGAGAGGAGAGCATTCCAGAAGCTGTAAATCCTCAACGCCGTATCGTAAGCAGTTTCAGGGAAGATGAATATACAGCTCCACTCATTCAATCCTTGGAATCTGCAATACTTGTGCGGATGGTTTTTTGGGTATTTCCAAAGAGTTTATCACATAATTTTAGATTGTTGCAGCTAGTTTCTCTTGAGCAAAATTCCGAGGAAGAAGATAGTCGTGATTGTTGTGAAGAAATTCTTCGTGAGCTTGTTAACTTGCGTGTTCTTAGTATGACTGTTGATGAGCATCCTTTACCTTCTTCGGTCTACTTCCTTTGGAATTTACAGATACTAATATTATCTGATATCGGTAAGGATTATGTTTGCGAGATTTGGAAGATGCCTAAACTTAGGCATATGATGACCGATTTGCAAGGGACACTTGATGGTGCATATTGTCTGCCTGATTCTTTCAACGACGAAAATAATATGGTGTTGGAAGACCTACAGACACTTTATGTGGTTAGCAATCTCAAGTTTGGGGATGGGGTGCTTAAAAGGATCCCAAATATCAAAACATTGAAGCTATACTATGATAGAGAGATAGACACCTCAGGAGAAGACTCCTCGGGAGAAGATGCCTCGGGAAAAGACACCTCAGGAGAAGAAGATTATTACCGTCTCTACAATCTTTGTTGCCTCCACAAACTTGAAACTCTTCAGCTTTGTGCTTCTGCACTAGACACTCATATGATAAAACAAGTCAGCTTCCCGCGTTCCCTCAAGAAGTTGACATTAGAAGATACAGAGCTCTCATGGGAAGACATGGAGACAAAAATAGGTTGGTTGCCCCATCTTCAAATTCTCAAGCTGAAAGATAATTCCTTCATTGGGTCTGAGTGGGAAACGTCCGAAGACCAATTCGCAAGTCTCAAGTTCTTGCAGATTGAACGTTGTGGTCTTGAGTGTTGGATCACAGACAGCGCCCACTTTCCACGCCTTGAGCACCTTCATCTTTGTAATCTACCGCGGTTAACAGAGATTCCTTCATGCATCGGAGAAATACTAACACTTCACTCAATTAAGTTGAAACGTTGTAGTGAGTCAGTGGTGGCTTCAGCTCAAACAATAAAGGAGGAGCAAGAGGAACTCGACAATCAAGACCTTCGAATCATTGTTGAATGA